A section of the Pseudanabaena mucicola str. Chao 1806 genome encodes:
- the mltG gene encoding endolytic transglycosylase MltG, whose product MSSAQKMPKKNSNWLFYGVAFPLTVLFTSLVSSSWWIWASSAPSTFGAKVRFTIPDGMPTQIIAQELESAGIIRSSLALRLWLQWQSLRGGEAAFLKSGTYDFSTNQSLPEVVAQIQTAKLTEVRFTIPEGWSIAQMADLFEKQGFFAAKDFAAAAQRTSPKRRPWLPEDIPSLEGFLFPDTYQILPSEATPDRIIDLMLDRFEQMALPVYKENQSGKPKVKVSLKDWVTLASIVEKEAVIEAERRLISGVFWNRLKKNMRLESDPTVEYGLNIKQTPENPLTLDQVRTSSPYNTYLNEGLPPGAIASVGLASLKATLDPASTEYLFFVAKYDGSHIFSRNLEDHEKAMQAIDKKFQQKTPKQ is encoded by the coding sequence ATGTCCTCAGCACAGAAGATGCCGAAGAAGAATTCTAATTGGTTGTTTTATGGTGTTGCTTTCCCCCTAACGGTTTTATTTACTAGTCTAGTCAGTAGCTCTTGGTGGATTTGGGCGAGTTCTGCTCCTAGCACTTTTGGGGCAAAAGTTAGGTTTACAATACCTGACGGGATGCCAACACAAATTATCGCCCAAGAGCTAGAATCCGCAGGTATAATTCGCTCTAGTTTGGCGTTACGCCTGTGGCTACAATGGCAGTCCTTGCGAGGTGGTGAAGCAGCCTTCTTGAAATCAGGAACATACGACTTCTCCACTAACCAATCTTTGCCAGAAGTTGTTGCCCAAATTCAAACAGCAAAATTGACGGAAGTTCGCTTTACTATTCCTGAGGGTTGGTCAATTGCTCAGATGGCGGATCTATTTGAGAAGCAGGGATTTTTTGCAGCAAAGGACTTTGCGGCAGCCGCACAACGTACTAGCCCTAAGCGTCGCCCTTGGCTACCTGAGGATATCCCCAGTCTAGAAGGATTTTTATTTCCTGATACCTATCAAATTTTGCCATCGGAAGCAACTCCAGATCGCATTATTGATTTGATGCTCGATCGCTTTGAGCAAATGGCTCTGCCTGTTTACAAAGAGAATCAATCAGGTAAGCCTAAGGTTAAAGTTAGCCTCAAAGATTGGGTGACTCTGGCTAGTATTGTTGAAAAAGAAGCAGTTATAGAAGCCGAGCGTCGTCTCATATCGGGGGTTTTCTGGAATCGACTGAAAAAGAATATGCGTCTAGAGTCAGATCCCACCGTGGAGTATGGCTTAAATATTAAGCAGACACCTGAAAATCCACTGACTCTAGATCAGGTGCGGACTTCTTCACCATATAACACTTATCTCAATGAAGGTTTACCTCCAGGGGCGATCGCTTCAGTGGGATTAGCGAGCCTCAAGGCAACACTTGATCCTGCTAGCACTGAGTATCTGTTTTTTGTGGCTAAATATGATGGTAGTCATATATTTAGCCGTAATTTAGAAGATCATGAAAAAGCTATGCAGGCAATCGACAAAAAGTTTCAGCAAAAAACACCTAAGCAATAA
- a CDS encoding DUF3727 domain-containing protein has protein sequence MEGSTIVLTDETGKSLPCTVETKFKVDSTEYLLLQPVDFSVQIFAWQETDDDDETELVDVTEEEIDLIFSTAQAVLSEQNLTLRRSAYTLTVSGELPEPTEEDIIEIDTEEEGNCGEFQELALFYYEEQAFSVFTALDPLMFIAKVGDSGQAEVLTPAEMAALEPYVEKYLDHVLSTEDAEEEF, from the coding sequence ATGGAAGGATCGACGATTGTACTCACGGATGAAACAGGTAAGAGCTTGCCTTGCACTGTCGAAACCAAGTTTAAAGTGGACAGCACCGAATACTTGTTGCTGCAACCAGTTGACTTTTCTGTGCAAATCTTTGCATGGCAAGAAACCGATGATGATGATGAAACTGAATTAGTCGATGTCACCGAAGAAGAAATTGATTTAATTTTTTCAACTGCTCAAGCTGTTCTGTCAGAACAAAACCTTACTTTACGGCGCTCTGCTTACACATTAACAGTTTCAGGTGAATTACCTGAGCCAACTGAAGAAGATATCATCGAAATTGATACTGAAGAAGAAGGTAATTGTGGTGAGTTCCAAGAGCTAGCTCTCTTTTACTACGAAGAGCAGGCTTTTTCTGTATTTACAGCCCTTGACCCTCTAATGTTTATTGCCAAAGTGGGAGATAGTGGACAAGCTGAAGTTCTCACCCCTGCGGAAATGGCAGCCCTTGAACCTTATGTGGAGAAGTATCTAGACCATGTCCTCAGCACAGAAGATGCCGAAGAAGAATTCTAA
- the argF gene encoding ornithine carbamoyltransferase produces MGNLQGRDLLSLADLQPNEIQELLTLARKLKTGEVKFDFQRKTLGLLFRKASTRTRVSFTVAMHQLGGHVIDLDPNVTQVSRGEPIKDTARVLDRYLDVLAIRTFEQAELETFAKFSKIPIINALSDLEHPCQVLADLLTVLENFGTLKGLTLTYLGDGNNMAHSLMIGCALVGMNVRIASPKNFMPDPTVVAQAKALATNSEVIVTDDPKLASQAAHVLYTDVWASMGQESEAEDRIPIFQPYQLNSELMTLADREAIALHCLPAHRGEEITDEVMEGDQSRIWDEAENRLHAQKALLASVL; encoded by the coding sequence ATGGGAAATCTTCAGGGACGCGATCTACTTAGTCTGGCAGACTTACAACCCAACGAGATTCAAGAATTACTGACCCTTGCTCGAAAGCTCAAGACAGGAGAAGTAAAGTTTGACTTTCAGCGCAAAACCCTTGGTTTGCTGTTCCGCAAAGCCTCGACCCGAACTCGTGTGAGCTTCACCGTTGCCATGCACCAGTTGGGGGGACATGTGATTGATCTCGATCCAAATGTAACCCAAGTCAGCCGTGGTGAACCAATCAAAGATACTGCCAGAGTTCTCGATCGCTACTTGGATGTTCTCGCCATTCGCACCTTTGAGCAAGCGGAGTTAGAGACATTTGCCAAATTTTCCAAGATCCCGATTATTAATGCTTTGAGTGATTTAGAGCATCCTTGCCAAGTATTAGCGGATTTGCTTACTGTATTAGAAAATTTCGGTACGCTCAAGGGGCTGACTCTGACCTATCTCGGTGATGGTAATAATATGGCGCATTCCCTGATGATTGGTTGTGCCCTCGTTGGTATGAATGTGCGAATTGCCTCTCCGAAAAACTTTATGCCAGATCCTACAGTAGTTGCTCAGGCAAAGGCTTTAGCGACTAATTCGGAAGTTATTGTCACCGATGATCCTAAACTAGCTTCCCAAGCGGCTCATGTGTTGTACACCGATGTTTGGGCAAGCATGGGTCAGGAATCGGAAGCCGAAGATCGCATTCCTATTTTCCAACCCTATCAACTGAATTCTGAACTTATGACTTTAGCCGATCGCGAGGCGATTGCTTTGCATTGTTTACCAGCCCATCGAGGTGAAGAGATTACCGATGAAGTGATGGAAGGTGATCAGTCGCGTATTTGGGATGAAGCGGAAAATCGTCTCCATGCTCAAAAAGCTTTACTAGCTAGTGTTTTATAG
- the coaD gene encoding pantetheine-phosphate adenylyltransferase, whose translation MIAIYPGSFDPITFGHLDIIKRGSHLFERVIVAVLRNPNKTPLFTMEERMTQIREATRHLDNVDVDTFTGLTVTYAHLMKAQVLIRGLRAVSDFEMELQMAHTNKTLANDIETVFLSTSNEYSYLSSSVVREIARFGGVIEHLVTPEVAIALRQKFL comes from the coding sequence TTGATTGCCATTTATCCTGGTAGTTTCGACCCCATTACCTTTGGTCATCTTGATATTATTAAGCGCGGCAGTCATCTCTTTGAGCGTGTGATTGTTGCCGTATTACGCAATCCTAATAAAACGCCTCTCTTTACGATGGAGGAACGGATGACACAAATTCGAGAGGCAACGCGGCATTTAGATAATGTTGATGTCGATACGTTTACGGGATTAACCGTCACCTATGCCCATCTCATGAAAGCACAAGTTTTAATTCGGGGTTTACGCGCAGTTTCTGATTTTGAAATGGAATTGCAGATGGCGCACACCAATAAAACCTTGGCTAATGACATTGAAACTGTATTTTTATCTACTTCTAATGAATATAGTTACTTAAGCAGTAGTGTGGTTCGGGAAATTGCCAGATTTGGCGGCGTAATCGAGCATCTAGTTACGCCCGAAGTAGCGATCGCCCTCAGACAAAAATTTCTCTAA
- a CDS encoding peptide chain release factor 3, which translates to MSQLWQELEREVVRRRTFAIISHPDAGKTTLTEKLLLYGGAIHLAGAVKARAAQRHATSDWMELEKQRGISITSTVLQFDYMGYCINLLDTPGHKDFSEDTYRTLAAADNAVMLVDGAKGLEPQTRKLFEVCRMRSLPIFTFINKMDRPTREPLELLDEIEKELGITPYVMNWAIGTGDQFKGVYDRATKTVHLFQRSAHGQREANVDIYPYDDPQAIKFIGHNLYNQLLEDLEVLDSLGAEWNTQDLHRGKLTPIFFGSAMTNFGVELFLKSFLEYGMTPTVHESSNGEVPPTDEDFSAFVFKLQANMDPRHRDRIAFVRVCSGKFEKDMSVTHLRSGKTIRLSHAQKLFGQDREAIDVAYAGDVIGLNNPGMFAIGDTIYLGKKRQYAGIPCFSPELFCTLRNPNPSKFKQFRKGISELQEEGAIQIMYSVDESKRDPILAAVGQLQFEVAQYRLQSEYNVETILESMPYSVARWVEDGWDAIETVGRLFNTMVVKDSWNRPVLLFKNLWNLNQVESDHPKLRLKAIAPIAELTTADTK; encoded by the coding sequence ATGAGTCAACTGTGGCAAGAGTTAGAGCGCGAAGTCGTAAGACGACGCACCTTTGCAATTATTTCTCATCCCGATGCGGGTAAAACTACCCTTACGGAAAAGCTATTGCTGTATGGAGGTGCAATCCACCTTGCGGGCGCAGTTAAGGCTAGGGCGGCTCAGCGCCATGCTACATCAGACTGGATGGAATTGGAAAAGCAACGCGGGATTTCGATTACCTCAACGGTGCTGCAATTTGACTATATGGGCTATTGCATTAATTTGTTGGATACCCCAGGTCACAAAGATTTTAGTGAAGACACCTATCGTACCCTTGCGGCGGCAGACAATGCAGTGATGCTAGTTGATGGCGCAAAGGGCTTAGAGCCACAAACTCGGAAATTATTTGAAGTTTGTCGGATGCGATCGCTGCCAATTTTTACTTTCATCAATAAAATGGATCGTCCCACCCGTGAGCCATTGGAACTATTAGATGAAATCGAAAAGGAGTTAGGCATCACTCCCTATGTGATGAATTGGGCGATTGGCACAGGTGATCAGTTCAAAGGCGTATATGATCGCGCCACGAAGACAGTACATTTGTTTCAACGCAGCGCTCATGGACAACGCGAGGCAAATGTTGATATCTATCCCTATGACGATCCCCAAGCCATCAAATTTATTGGTCACAACCTCTATAACCAACTGCTCGAAGACCTAGAGGTGCTCGATTCTCTTGGCGCAGAATGGAATACGCAGGACTTACATCGCGGTAAGCTCACCCCGATTTTCTTTGGTAGTGCCATGACCAACTTTGGAGTAGAGCTATTCTTGAAGTCTTTTTTAGAATATGGCATGACTCCCACTGTCCATGAAAGTTCAAATGGTGAAGTCCCACCAACAGATGAAGATTTCTCTGCTTTTGTCTTCAAACTGCAAGCAAATATGGACCCACGTCATCGCGATCGCATTGCCTTTGTGCGGGTTTGCTCTGGCAAGTTTGAAAAAGACATGAGCGTGACCCATTTGCGTAGTGGTAAAACCATTCGCCTGTCTCATGCCCAAAAACTCTTCGGACAGGATCGGGAAGCGATCGATGTAGCCTATGCGGGTGATGTGATTGGCTTAAATAACCCTGGTATGTTTGCGATTGGCGACACGATTTATCTTGGGAAAAAGCGTCAATATGCTGGTATTCCTTGCTTCTCCCCAGAACTCTTCTGTACACTCCGTAATCCTAATCCTTCAAAGTTCAAGCAATTCCGTAAAGGGATTTCGGAACTACAGGAGGAAGGCGCAATTCAAATCATGTATTCTGTAGATGAATCAAAGCGTGATCCGATTTTGGCTGCTGTCGGGCAATTACAATTTGAAGTCGCTCAATACCGACTCCAAAGTGAGTACAACGTCGAGACCATTCTTGAATCGATGCCCTATTCCGTCGCTCGATGGGTGGAGGATGGCTGGGATGCGATCGAAACTGTGGGTAGACTCTTTAATACAATGGTGGTCAAAGATAGCTGGAATCGTCCTGTACTCCTCTTTAAGAACCTATGGAACTTAAATCAAGTGGAATCTGACCATCCTAAGTTGAGATTAAAAGCGATCGCCCCAATTGCTGAACTAACTACTGCCGATACTAAGTAA
- a CDS encoding RNA-binding S4 domain-containing protein: MQENFQEVFELAGEYITLCNLLKVSGVADTGGAAKLMIIDGEVEVDGRTELRKGCKVRAGQKVSGDGFTIHVVALR; this comes from the coding sequence ATGCAAGAAAATTTTCAGGAAGTCTTTGAATTAGCTGGTGAATATATTACTTTGTGTAATTTATTAAAGGTTAGCGGGGTTGCAGATACAGGTGGCGCAGCCAAGTTGATGATTATTGATGGTGAGGTGGAAGTAGATGGTCGGACTGAGTTGCGTAAAGGCTGTAAAGTACGTGCTGGACAAAAGGTAAGTGGCGATGGCTTTACGATTCATGTAGTTGCTCTTCGGTAA
- a CDS encoding YqeG family HAD IIIA-type phosphatase: protein MKPWRLIVPDLILSAPIYTITPQLMQKHGLSGLILDVDNTLIGDDESDVSEEIHQWVELMRQQYPIWLASNNFSDRRIQKVADSLNLPYRSRAGKPSRRVVRQVLEAMELPPAQVAMVGDRLFTDTIVGNRLGLFTILVQPLSEEILFKPNIATIFKARSNFLRNWEIWIARKSGVKI, encoded by the coding sequence GTGAAACCTTGGCGACTTATTGTTCCTGATTTAATTTTATCAGCACCAATTTACACGATTACTCCGCAGTTAATGCAAAAACATGGATTAAGTGGTCTCATTTTGGATGTTGATAATACCCTCATCGGTGATGATGAATCCGATGTTTCAGAAGAGATTCATCAATGGGTAGAACTGATGCGCCAGCAATATCCCATTTGGTTAGCAAGTAATAACTTTAGCGATCGCCGGATTCAAAAGGTCGCCGACAGCCTTAATCTTCCCTATCGTAGTCGTGCAGGTAAGCCATCGCGTCGCGTTGTGCGTCAAGTGCTCGAAGCAATGGAACTACCACCTGCTCAAGTTGCTATGGTGGGCGATCGCCTATTTACCGATACGATAGTAGGTAATCGTCTGGGCTTGTTCACGATTTTGGTGCAACCTCTTAGCGAAGAGATCCTGTTTAAACCAAATATTGCAACTATTTTTAAAGCGCGATCAAACTTCCTCCGCAATTGGGAAATTTGGATTGCTCGCAAATCGGGGGTCAAGATTTAA